The Pieris brassicae chromosome 6, ilPieBrab1.1, whole genome shotgun sequence genome window below encodes:
- the LOC123710928 gene encoding probable small nuclear ribonucleoprotein G, producing the protein MSKAHPPELKKFMDKKLSLKLNAGRAVTGVLRGFDPFMNLVLDESVEETKDGQRNNIGMVVIRGNSIVMLESLDRI; encoded by the exons ATGTCGAAAGCACATCCACcagaattaaaaaa ATTCATGGACAAGAAATTGTCATTAAAGCTAAATGCTGGGCGGGCAGTCACCGGTGTCCTTCGAGGTTTTGATCCGTTTATGAATTTGGTACTTGATGAATCCGTAGAAGAAACAAAAGATGGCCAGCGAAACAATATAGGCATGGtg GTTATCCGAGGAAACAGTATCGTTATGTTGGAATCATTAGATAGAATATAG